The DNA sequence AATAATTTCACCATTGGAAGTACCAATTTTATCTTGAATTGATTTAGGAATATCTTTTTTCTTTATAAAATCAGCAGCAATTATTGCATCTTCTAGGTCTCGCCCGAGGTAAGCTATTTTATCAGAAAATCTCACAATACAACCTTCAAATGTTGAAGGATAATGCTTACGGTCCTTTATTTCATCTAAGTTCTTAACAACAAAATCAGGTTTGATTGTTCTTTCGAAGTTCTCTCCATTATGAAATATTATTCCATCTTTTACTGCATAAGTTAAATTCAGACCAATTAATTTTTCAACTACGCGATAACTGTTAATTTCATGGATAAAAGAATTGTTTCCTCCCAGAATGCGATTGAGTTCACTTTCTCCAGAATGTCCAAAAGGAGCATGACCTATGTCATGTCCTAAGCCAATCGCATATGCTAAATCTTCATTTAGGTTCCAATCGGGTCCTTTGGTGTTTAACCCTCTACAGATTGTTGCAGCAACTGAAGCAACATGTAAAACATGTTCTATTCGAGTACAAACGTGGTCATCCTTCGGGCTAAAAAACACCTGAGTCTTATGTTTCAATCGTCTGAAAGGCCTTGAATGAATTATTGCCGTTTGGTCGCGATAATAACAACCACGCATATCTTCGTTTCTTGCTGTTGTTCTTTTTTCAAGAATTTCGGAAGAAAGTTTATTTATTCCCATATCGTTAAGTTTAATGTCCACTAACTCGTTTATTGGATTGGTAGAATCACATAATATATCAAATGTAATAAAAATAAGAATAAAAAACGGCAAAGTGCTTAACATAGGTTTGTGGCGAGTTATTACAGTTCACCATATAGAATTTTAAAATGTTTCAATGCTTTATCCTTATCTCTTTCCACTGCATCAAAATATTCTCTGTATGTGTTTATTACTTGACTTCCTATCTGTTTTAAATTATCATCAATAATAGGGATTGTCATGGGGAATTTGCGTTGGTGATAATTAGATTCTTCTAAATCCCAAGGCCCTATAGAACAAATGTGTTTGTAGGCATCATGCACCAATTTACAATTATCCCAACTAAATTTTTCTCTACTTGTTGGCATTCTTCCACCACTTGGATCCCAATATGGAAATAGCTTATCAGCTATGTCTAAATATTTTTTTGGCATTGTTTTTAACCATCTTCGGTAGTATACTTTTTCAAGTTCTATTAAATCGACAAGTTTGATATTCGTGTTCTCCACAGCTTGAAAGCTCCCCGCTTGAAAACCAATCTTGGAAACAATAAATCCTAAATTAGCACCAAAATCATTCATAACAGTTCTAAAGGAATGTATTATTTCTTGTGGAATCGGGTTGTTCCAAAACTTACATTCAACTAACACAATAGGCTGATATTCACTTTCAATATCCTTTGCAAATACATCTATTTCTTTATGTCCTCTGACTAAATCTACTACTTTAGATATTTCGGTTTCAAACCCACATTCTTTAAATATTTTTCCTACATATGTTTGAAGTTCTTGCCAAGTTTTAGGTTCAGAATTAAATATCATTTTCTTTGACTATTTTTTGTTATTAATTCTACACAACTCGTTTATAGGTCAAATAAAATTATTTTAGACAACCCAAGTTACCTTTTTATTCCTCCTGTTGTAACTATTTTATTGAAATATTTTAATGTAGCCTAAATAATCCTGTGCTTTTGTATGAAAACATGGTGGCTATAAACCAGCGCGGGCTGTAAAACTCCTAGGAGAGTTACAGCCCGCGTAAAGGTTTGGCCGGTGGCTACCTACCTGCGGTCGGAGCCCTGGCGCTCAATCATCCAGCCGGGGTATTCGGGTGTGAGCTTGCTTACCTCGTCCAGCGTGGCGAGCTCGTCAATGTTGAGCTGCACGGCCACGGAGCCGAGGTTGTCGGCGAGCTGCGGCGGCTTGTTGGCACCAATAATTACCGAGGTAACGGCGGGCTGGTGCAGCAGCCACGCTAGGGCAACTTGGGCAACGGTAACCTGCTTGGCGGTGGCAATGGCCCGCATTACATCTATCACGTGGTAGGCCTTCTCCTTGTTTACCGGGGGGAAATCGAAGCTTACGCGGCGCCCCTCCTTGGTTTCGGCATTGCGGCTATACTTTCCGCTGAGCAACCCACCGGCCAGCGGGCTCCATACCATAAGGCCCATCTTTTGGTCGAGCAGCATGGGAACAATTTCGCGCTCCAGGTCGCGGCCGGCAATAGTGTAGTAGGCCTGCAGCGATACAAACTTGCTGAGGTGCTCCATGGCGGAGATGCCCCGCGCCTTTACTATTTGCCAGGCTGCCAGGTTGCTGCAGCCAATGTAGCGCACCTTTCCGCTCCTAACGAGCGAGTCGAGGGCCTCCAGCGTTTCGTGCATTGGGGTGGCGGGATCGAAGCCGTGTATTTGGTATAGGTCGATGTAGTCCATCTTGAGGCGCTGCAGGCTCTCGTCGGCCTGCTGCAGAATGTGCTTGCGGCTGAGCCCGGTGTTGTTGGGCCCTTCGCCCATCTTACCGCGCACCTTGGTGGCAATAACCAGATCGTGGCGGTTGAGCCCGAGGTCGCGAATGGCCTGCCCGGTGAGCTGCTCGCTTAACCCCTCGCTGTAAACGTTGGCGGTATCGATAAAGTTAATGCCGCCATCCACGGCCTGCTTTACGAGCTCGTTTACCTGCTGCTGGGGCAGCGATCCAATGGCGGTCCACATGCCGCGTCCACCAAAGGTCATGGTGCCCAAGCAGAGCTCCGACACCTTTAATCCTGTGTTTCCTAACGAATTGTATTTCATGGTTTGTGCATATTTGGTTCAACAATGTTAGCGGCCGTATGGTGCGTTTTTTTGGAGCCGAATGCTACGTGCAACGGCTAAAATAACCTTGTAAGTAACACGGTGGGGGAAGATTGGTTTAGGAAGAAGTGGAAAGAGGGGAATGCAGTGCGTTTGATAATGCAGCAAGGGGAGGGTGGAATGGTGCAAGGATTGTAAAAATAATTTGGAAATTTGAGGATTTGAGGATTTGGAGATCCGGCAGTGGCCGGACAAGTTTTGAGAATGATGGAATTGCTAATATCCTTCTGTGATTACGGTGCATGGAAATGCTGGTTCAATGAACACTATTTGTGTGTGCACCGCCCGCGCTATGTGGGTTTCTTTTCCGGGGGTTGACACCCCCGGTTACAAAGATGCCACCCCTACGGGGTTATGTTCTATTGTTTTGATGCGAGATTGGATGGGACGAAATGTTTTCTCCCATACATACGGTTGAATTCTTCTAATCCGTCAATGGCCGGATCTTCGCTACGCTACGACTTCTTCTAACTTCTTCTAACTTCCTCTAACTTCTTCTAACTCCCGAATAACTCCCGTTTAACTTCCGTATAACCTCTTTAATTTGTAGCGGCAATGCTGTGGGAACTAGAAAATCAACTCGAAGGTGGTGGTTCCTCCGTTGCTGCTTACGGATATGGTTCCTTGGTGCAGCTGCATAATCTGCTTGGAGAGGCTTAACCCAATACCCATCCCATTCTCCTTTGTGGTGAACGAGGGAACAAAAATGCTGTCGAGATATTCTGGGGGTATGCCGCCACCACTATCGGTAACCTGAATGGCTGTTTTGCCATTGATGCGGGTTGCTGCGGCTAAACGAATGAACCCTTTCGAGCTCGATATTGCCTCAATGGAGTTCTTCACAAGGTTTATCACCACCTGCTCCACGAGCTCCTCATCGGCCACGAGCTGCAGGGTGGGCGGTGTAACGGCTATGTGGAGCTGGATTGCCCGCTTATTGAGCTCCTTGGCGTAGAGGGTTCCAATCTTCTGAAAGCAGCTCTCCACCGAGAATGTGCCAATGGTGAGGGCTGGCGGGTTGGTGAGGCTCTTGAACTTTTCAACGAAGGCTATGAGCGCCTTGCTTCGCTCCTCAATTACGTCGGCGCTGGTCAGCGCATCGTTCACGTTTTCGAGGCTTACAAGCTCCATGGCTTTGGTATCGCCGTTCCTCGTAAAGTTCCTTCGAATGGCGGTGGTGAGGGTTAGAATGGGCGTAATGGAGTTCATTATCTCGTGCCGAAGTATGCGAATGAGCTTTCGCCAGGCATCAATCTCCTGCGCCTCCAGCTCGCTTCTAATATCGTCGAAGCTCACCAGCGTAATCTCCTCGTCGCTAAACCTTAGGATGTTTTTTTTAACCGCCAGATGAACCAGCTGACCTTGCTTTACCAGCTTTACTAGGGTG is a window from the Williamwhitmania sp. genome containing:
- a CDS encoding HD domain-containing protein, whose product is MGINKLSSEILEKRTTARNEDMRGCYYRDQTAIIHSRPFRRLKHKTQVFFSPKDDHVCTRIEHVLHVASVAATICRGLNTKGPDWNLNEDLAYAIGLGHDIGHAPFGHSGESELNRILGGNNSFIHEINSYRVVEKLIGLNLTYAVKDGIIFHNGENFERTIKPDFVVKNLDEIKDRKHYPSTFEGCIVRFSDKIAYLGRDLEDAIIAADFIKKKDIPKSIQDKIGTSNGEIINHLVFDLINSSTEEEICFSEECHKLILELKDFNNKYIYKHQRIIEYEKYCKKIISNLFDYLSKLYCSNHWDLEWYQSKENLDIDRFFGRYIMNAKAFYEKEKKDNNWSEGNLCVQIVTDYISGMTDNFAIDCMKEISIPRPIEFNSRKKY
- a CDS encoding restriction endonuclease produces the protein MIFNSEPKTWQELQTYVGKIFKECGFETEISKVVDLVRGHKEIDVFAKDIESEYQPIVLVECKFWNNPIPQEIIHSFRTVMNDFGANLGFIVSKIGFQAGSFQAVENTNIKLVDLIELEKVYYRRWLKTMPKKYLDIADKLFPYWDPSGGRMPTSREKFSWDNCKLVHDAYKHICSIGPWDLEESNYHQRKFPMTIPIIDDNLKQIGSQVINTYREYFDAVERDKDKALKHFKILYGEL
- a CDS encoding aldo/keto reductase, coding for MKYNSLGNTGLKVSELCLGTMTFGGRGMWTAIGSLPQQQVNELVKQAVDGGINFIDTANVYSEGLSEQLTGQAIRDLGLNRHDLVIATKVRGKMGEGPNNTGLSRKHILQQADESLQRLKMDYIDLYQIHGFDPATPMHETLEALDSLVRSGKVRYIGCSNLAAWQIVKARGISAMEHLSKFVSLQAYYTIAGRDLEREIVPMLLDQKMGLMVWSPLAGGLLSGKYSRNAETKEGRRVSFDFPPVNKEKAYHVIDVMRAIATAKQVTVAQVALAWLLHQPAVTSVIIGANKPPQLADNLGSVAVQLNIDELATLDEVSKLTPEYPGWMIERQGSDRR
- a CDS encoding ATP-binding protein, which produces MKANRFSSIIVLRVALIALSCFALIWYVEQTNRLVSILFLVILLALQLASLIHYLNRVNRDLINFLVYLQEDDTTLAYSKKRVEKNFGNIIIDLDRIVKKLHQAGVEKAQQQHYINAIVEQVRVGLIAYTSTGKIDLVNRAAKELFGVNRTENISVLTHQYPELVEVFSSSSATAPTLVKLVKQGQLVHLAVKKNILRFSDEEITLVSFDDIRSELEAQEIDAWRKLIRILRHEIMNSITPILTLTTAIRRNFTRNGDTKAMELVSLENVNDALTSADVIEERSKALIAFVEKFKSLTNPPALTIGTFSVESCFQKIGTLYAKELNKRAIQLHIAVTPPTLQLVADEELVEQVVINLVKNSIEAISSSKGFIRLAAATRINGKTAIQVTDSGGGIPPEYLDSIFVPSFTTKENGMGIGLSLSKQIMQLHQGTISVSSNGGTTTFELIF